One window of the Litorilinea aerophila genome contains the following:
- the cobO gene encoding cob(I)yrinic acid a,c-diamide adenosyltransferase → MDKPTAPSMRAYGRHILICNHGDCAAPELGEALQRRVAELNRQSGLNKLRNPHRVKCSLVDCLGVCQKGPIVVVYPEGIWYHSVDEATLERIYREHILEGRPVADRIFHRLYPPGQEPAYPPHVRGDGPLEARLEEDAQAADEPTTSAETPDEAPNEMPDEQEATAAAVRAAVRRARKKKGLVIVNTGTGKGKTTAALGVMTRAWGRNMKVGVIQFLKNEHARFGEIKAAERMGGIDWINTGDGWTWTSDDMDETEARARHGWAVAQERILHGGYDLLILDEFTYPLHYGWLDVNEVLAWLEAHKPPMLHLIITGRYAPQNLIDFADLVTEMREIKHPFHEQGIRAQAGIEY, encoded by the coding sequence ATGGACAAACCCACCGCGCCTTCCATGCGCGCCTACGGACGACACATATTGATCTGCAACCACGGCGACTGCGCGGCGCCCGAACTGGGCGAGGCGCTCCAGCGCCGGGTGGCCGAGCTCAACCGGCAGTCCGGCCTCAACAAGCTGCGCAACCCCCACCGGGTGAAATGCAGCCTGGTGGACTGCCTGGGCGTCTGCCAGAAAGGTCCCATCGTGGTCGTCTACCCGGAGGGCATCTGGTACCACAGCGTGGACGAGGCCACCCTGGAACGGATCTACCGGGAGCATATCCTGGAGGGGCGGCCGGTGGCGGATCGGATCTTCCACCGCCTCTACCCGCCGGGCCAGGAGCCAGCCTACCCGCCGCACGTTCGGGGAGATGGTCCGCTGGAGGCCCGGCTGGAAGAGGATGCCCAGGCGGCCGACGAGCCCACCACGTCTGCCGAGACGCCGGATGAAGCACCCAATGAGATGCCGGACGAGCAGGAAGCCACCGCCGCCGCGGTGAGGGCGGCCGTACGCCGGGCCCGCAAGAAAAAGGGGCTGGTGATCGTCAACACGGGCACCGGCAAGGGCAAGACCACGGCCGCGCTGGGCGTCATGACCCGGGCCTGGGGGCGCAACATGAAGGTCGGCGTCATCCAGTTCCTCAAGAACGAGCATGCCCGCTTCGGTGAGATCAAGGCGGCCGAACGCATGGGCGGCATCGACTGGATCAACACCGGCGACGGCTGGACCTGGACCAGCGACGACATGGACGAGACCGAGGCCCGGGCGCGCCATGGCTGGGCCGTGGCCCAGGAGCGCATCCTCCACGGGGGCTACGACCTGCTGATCCTGGACGAGTTCACCTATCCCCTCCACTACGGCTGGCTGGACGTCAACGAGGTGCTGGCCTGGCTGGAGGCCCACAAGCCACCCATGTTGCATCTCATCATCACCGGCCGCTACGCGCCCCAGAACCTCATCGACTTCGCCGACCTGGTGACCGAGATGCGGGAGATCAAACACCCCTTCCACGAACAAGGGATCCGGGCCCAGGCGGGGATTGAATATTGA
- the cobU gene encoding bifunctional adenosylcobinamide kinase/adenosylcobinamide-phosphate guanylyltransferase — MGALTLILGGVRSGKTAYAEEMARRLAGDDVLYVATAAAHDEEMQARIARHRAQRPPAWQTLEATHQVGAAILARPAPPVILVDCLTVLVANVLLPFEDPFVQAASTAVAEEVEGLLRCVDQVDAHFLVVSNEVGMGVVPPYPLGRAYRDLLGWANQAVARRAETVLLLVAGIPLTVKGAR, encoded by the coding sequence ATGGGAGCGTTGACGTTGATTTTGGGCGGTGTGCGCAGCGGCAAGACCGCCTACGCCGAGGAGATGGCCCGGCGGCTGGCCGGGGATGACGTGCTCTATGTGGCCACCGCCGCGGCCCACGATGAGGAGATGCAGGCGCGCATTGCCCGCCACCGGGCCCAGCGTCCCCCCGCCTGGCAGACCCTGGAAGCCACCCACCAGGTGGGCGCGGCCATCCTGGCCCGCCCTGCGCCACCGGTGATCCTGGTAGACTGCCTGACGGTGCTGGTCGCCAATGTGCTGCTCCCCTTTGAGGATCCCTTTGTCCAGGCGGCCAGCACAGCGGTGGCCGAAGAGGTGGAGGGCTTACTCCGCTGCGTGGACCAGGTAGATGCCCATTTCCTCGTGGTCTCCAACGAAGTGGGCATGGGGGTGGTGCCGCCCTATCCCCTGGGCCGGGCCTACCGGGATTTGTTGGGGTGGGCCAACCAGGCTGTGGCCCGCCGGGCCGAGACGGTGTTGCTGTTGGTGGCGGGTATCCCGCTGACGGTGAAAGGAGCCAGATGA
- the cbiB gene encoding adenosylcobinamide-phosphate synthase CbiB has translation MRPAGERAWVTGLALLLDLALGDPPNRLHPVAWMGQAIAAAQRRAQGSGRSPLAYLLMGAGIALGGGAAVAVLARAAEWLAARLPRPWGWLLQALLLKSTFSLRGLMGAARAVHEPLAAGDLPTARRLLGWHLVSRDTRALDAGQVAAATIESLAENCSDGVLAPLFYYGLGGLPAAMAYRFVNTGDAMLGYRDPAREWLGKAPARLDDLANLVPARLTAGLLVLAAWLAGENPRRAWRVWRRDHGCTASPNAGHPMAAMAGALGVALAKEGHYVLGEGQPTPTPAEIPRAVKMVWLASLLGVGLLVAGLKIKRLKIG, from the coding sequence GTGAGGCCGGCGGGGGAGCGGGCCTGGGTGACGGGCCTGGCCCTGCTGCTGGACCTGGCCCTGGGCGACCCGCCCAACCGGCTGCACCCGGTGGCGTGGATGGGGCAGGCCATTGCCGCAGCCCAGCGCCGGGCCCAGGGATCCGGCAGAAGTCCCCTGGCGTATCTGCTCATGGGCGCCGGGATTGCCCTGGGGGGCGGAGCCGCGGTGGCCGTCCTGGCCCGAGCCGCGGAATGGCTGGCCGCCCGTCTGCCCCGCCCCTGGGGCTGGTTGCTCCAGGCCCTCCTGCTCAAGAGCACCTTTTCGCTGCGGGGGCTGATGGGGGCCGCCCGGGCCGTCCACGAGCCCCTGGCCGCCGGCGATCTGCCCACGGCGCGCCGGCTGCTGGGCTGGCACCTGGTCAGCCGGGACACCCGGGCACTGGACGCCGGGCAGGTGGCAGCCGCGACCATCGAGTCCCTGGCCGAAAACTGCTCCGACGGCGTTCTGGCGCCCCTCTTCTACTACGGGCTGGGGGGCTTACCGGCGGCCATGGCCTACCGCTTCGTGAACACCGGGGACGCCATGCTGGGCTACCGGGATCCAGCCCGGGAGTGGCTGGGTAAGGCCCCGGCCCGCCTGGACGACCTGGCCAACCTGGTGCCGGCCCGCCTGACCGCCGGGCTGTTGGTCCTGGCCGCGTGGCTGGCTGGGGAGAATCCCCGGCGGGCCTGGCGGGTCTGGCGGCGGGATCACGGCTGCACGGCCAGCCCCAACGCTGGCCACCCCATGGCCGCCATGGCCGGCGCCCTGGGGGTAGCCCTGGCCAAGGAAGGCCACTACGTCCTGGGCGAGGGGCAGCCCACTCCCACCCCGGCGGAGATCCCCCGGGCCGTGAAGATGGTCTGGCTGGCGTCGCTGTTGGGCGTGGGATTGTTGGTGGCGGGGTTGAAGATTAAAAGATTGAAGATTGGGTGA
- the cobS gene encoding adenosylcobinamide-GDP ribazoletransferase, whose translation MAQKAVGWLAPLAVALQFLTRAPAILHRPFTPPELGRAVGFFPLVGLLLGAVLALLDWGLTRLFPPAVTAALLLAAWILLTGALHLDGLLDACDGLLGGWTPEQRLEILRDERVGAFAVAGGVLVLLAMFAALESLSIRTTPLLLAAVLGRWAMGLALVHFPYVRPQGLGRAMKDHAGRRELFLGSVTAGVISLGVGGWWGAGALVLALLVTWLAGRFAVARIGGLTGDLYGATCVLVETAVLLWFTAGSGGIR comes from the coding sequence ATGGCTCAGAAAGCCGTGGGATGGCTGGCGCCCCTGGCGGTGGCGCTCCAGTTCCTCACCCGGGCGCCGGCCATCCTGCACCGCCCCTTCACCCCGCCGGAGCTGGGCCGCGCTGTGGGCTTCTTCCCCCTGGTGGGCCTGCTGCTGGGCGCAGTCCTGGCCCTGCTGGATTGGGGACTGACTCGCCTCTTCCCGCCGGCGGTCACGGCAGCCCTCCTGCTGGCGGCCTGGATCTTGCTGACCGGCGCGCTGCATCTGGATGGTCTGCTGGACGCCTGCGACGGGCTGTTGGGCGGCTGGACCCCCGAGCAGCGCCTGGAGATCCTACGGGACGAACGGGTGGGCGCGTTTGCCGTGGCCGGCGGGGTGTTGGTGCTCCTGGCCATGTTCGCCGCCCTGGAAAGCCTGTCCATCCGTACCACGCCCCTCCTGTTGGCCGCGGTGCTGGGACGTTGGGCCATGGGCCTGGCGCTGGTCCACTTCCCCTATGTGCGCCCCCAGGGCCTGGGGCGGGCCATGAAAGATCACGCCGGGCGCCGGGAGCTCTTCCTCGGCAGCGTCACGGCCGGGGTGATCAGCCTCGGGGTGGGCGGCTGGTGGGGAGCGGGCGCGCTGGTGCTGGCGCTGCTGGTCACCTGGTTGGCAGGCCGCTTTGCCGTGGCGCGCATCGGCGGCCTGACCGGCGACCTCTACGGGGCGACCTGTGTGCTGGTGGAAACAGCGGTGCTGCTCTGGTTCACAGCCGGCAGCGGAGGGATACGGTGA
- the cobT gene encoding nicotinate-nucleotide--dimethylbenzimidazole phosphoribosyltransferase, with translation MDLEELIRRIPPLDEAAMAAARARQNRLTKPPGSLGRLEELAVQLAGITGQALPRIQHKVIAVMAGDHGVVAEGVSAYPQAVTAQMVANFLRGGAAINVLARHVDARVVVADLGVATELPDQDPLARALVRVKVAPGTGNIAQGPAMSREQAVQALLAGAQVVEQELARGLDILATGDMGIGNTTPSAAIAAAFTGRPPQEIVGRGTGLDEAGLAHKAEVVRRALAVNRPSAEDGLDVLAKVGGFEIGGIAGAMLAAAGHRRPVMVDGFISTAAAMVAVALAPQVRPYLIAAHHSVEQGHGIMLEWLRLQPLLKLEMRLGEGTGAALGISLAEAACKLMAEMATFDEAGVSERA, from the coding sequence ATGGATCTGGAGGAGTTGATTCGTCGAATTCCGCCGCTGGATGAGGCGGCCATGGCCGCGGCGCGCGCCCGCCAGAACCGGCTCACCAAACCCCCGGGCAGCCTGGGCCGCCTGGAGGAGCTGGCCGTGCAGCTGGCGGGCATCACCGGCCAGGCGTTGCCCCGCATCCAGCACAAGGTGATCGCGGTGATGGCTGGCGATCACGGCGTGGTGGCCGAGGGGGTCAGTGCCTATCCCCAGGCGGTCACCGCCCAGATGGTGGCCAATTTCCTGCGGGGTGGCGCGGCCATCAACGTGCTGGCCCGCCACGTGGACGCCCGGGTGGTGGTGGCCGACCTGGGCGTGGCCACCGAGCTGCCCGACCAGGACCCCCTGGCACGCGCCCTGGTCCGGGTTAAGGTCGCGCCCGGCACGGGCAACATCGCCCAGGGCCCGGCCATGAGCCGGGAGCAGGCGGTGCAGGCTCTCCTGGCCGGTGCGCAGGTGGTGGAACAGGAGCTGGCCCGGGGGCTGGACATCCTGGCCACGGGCGACATGGGCATCGGCAACACCACGCCCTCCGCCGCCATCGCCGCGGCGTTCACCGGCCGCCCACCCCAGGAGATCGTGGGGCGGGGCACCGGGCTGGACGAGGCCGGCCTGGCCCACAAGGCGGAGGTGGTGCGCCGGGCCCTGGCCGTGAACCGCCCCTCTGCCGAGGACGGCCTGGATGTGCTGGCCAAGGTGGGTGGCTTCGAAATCGGCGGAATCGCCGGCGCCATGCTGGCCGCGGCAGGCCACCGCCGCCCGGTGATGGTGGACGGCTTCATCTCCACTGCCGCGGCCATGGTGGCCGTGGCCCTGGCGCCCCAGGTGCGCCCCTACCTGATCGCGGCCCACCACTCGGTGGAACAGGGGCACGGCATCATGCTGGAGTGGCTGCGGCTGCAGCCCCTGCTCAAGCTGGAGATGCGCCTGGGCGAAGGCACCGGCGCCGCGCTGGGCATCTCCCTGGCCGAGGCCGCGTGCAAGCTCATGGCCGAGATGGCCACCTTCGACGAAGCCGGCGTTTCGGAGCGGGCCTGA
- a CDS encoding cobyric acid synthase translates to MARAIMLLGTHSNAGKSLLATAFCRILARRGVRVAPFKAQNMSNNAGVTPEGGEMGRAQIVQAEAAGIPPHTDMNPVLLKPEGNRRSQIVLNGRAVGHIEAANWFELKRMLWDEVRAAYDRLAARFDVIVLEGAGSPAEINLKQGDIVNLRMARHAQAPCLLVGDIDRGGVFAALAGTLFLLEPHERAQIRGFLINKFRGDPALLGDATERLRERAFGVPTLGIIPYLPDLQIPDEDAVALEEPEPAAAAAPGVEIAVIHLPHIANFDEFDELAAEPGVHLRYVRHPAGLGRPHAIILPGTKVTLADLAWLRERGLDQAILTAHREGATVVGICGGYQMLGQTLADPLGIEAPAGTVAPGLGLLPVTTEFCPVKQTHQAELRLEDGQLLQGYEIHAGETTLHQAQPLGTLVRRSGRPVSIPDGARSPDGRVWGTYLHGIFENESFRREWLRSLGWPGPESMEHTGVEEASATTARRLREQEYDRLADAVETAVNWQAIEALIEG, encoded by the coding sequence ATGGCCCGTGCCATCATGCTGCTGGGCACCCACTCCAACGCTGGCAAGAGCCTGCTGGCCACGGCCTTCTGCCGCATCCTGGCCCGCCGGGGCGTGCGGGTGGCCCCCTTCAAGGCCCAAAACATGAGCAACAATGCGGGCGTCACGCCCGAGGGCGGCGAGATGGGCCGGGCCCAGATCGTCCAGGCCGAGGCCGCGGGCATCCCACCCCACACGGACATGAATCCCGTGCTGCTCAAGCCCGAGGGCAACCGCCGCAGCCAGATCGTGCTCAACGGCCGGGCCGTAGGCCACATCGAAGCGGCCAACTGGTTCGAGCTCAAGCGCATGCTGTGGGACGAAGTGCGGGCTGCCTACGACCGGCTGGCTGCCCGCTTCGACGTCATCGTGCTGGAGGGCGCGGGCAGCCCGGCAGAGATCAACCTGAAGCAGGGGGACATCGTCAATCTGCGCATGGCCCGCCACGCCCAGGCCCCCTGCCTGCTGGTGGGCGACATCGACCGGGGCGGCGTCTTCGCCGCGCTGGCCGGCACCCTCTTCCTGCTGGAGCCCCACGAGCGGGCCCAGATCCGGGGCTTCCTCATCAACAAGTTCCGGGGCGATCCGGCCCTGCTGGGCGACGCCACAGAACGGCTCCGGGAGCGGGCCTTCGGTGTGCCCACCCTGGGCATCATCCCCTACCTGCCGGACCTCCAGATCCCGGATGAGGACGCGGTGGCCCTGGAGGAGCCCGAGCCTGCTGCCGCCGCTGCGCCTGGGGTGGAGATCGCGGTGATCCACCTGCCCCACATCGCCAACTTCGACGAGTTTGACGAACTGGCCGCGGAGCCGGGAGTCCACCTGCGCTACGTCCGCCACCCGGCCGGGCTGGGCCGGCCCCACGCCATCATCCTGCCGGGCACCAAGGTCACCCTGGCCGACCTGGCCTGGCTGCGGGAACGAGGGCTGGACCAGGCCATCCTGACCGCGCATCGGGAAGGAGCCACGGTGGTGGGCATCTGCGGGGGCTACCAGATGCTGGGTCAAACGCTGGCCGATCCCCTGGGCATCGAAGCGCCGGCCGGCACCGTGGCGCCGGGGCTGGGCCTGCTGCCCGTGACCACCGAATTCTGCCCGGTGAAACAGACCCACCAGGCCGAGCTGCGCCTGGAAGATGGCCAGCTGCTCCAGGGCTACGAGATCCACGCCGGGGAGACCACCCTGCACCAGGCCCAGCCCCTGGGCACCCTGGTCCGGCGTAGCGGGCGGCCGGTATCCATCCCCGACGGCGCACGCAGCCCGGATGGCCGGGTGTGGGGGACCTACCTCCACGGCATCTTCGAGAACGAATCTTTCCGCCGGGAGTGGCTGCGCAGCCTGGGCTGGCCGGGACCGGAGTCCATGGAGCACACCGGCGTGGAAGAGGCGTCCGCCACAACGGCCCGGCGCCTGCGGGAGCAGGAGTACGACCGGCTGGCCGATGCGGTGGAGACGGCGGTGAACTGGCAGGCGATTGAGGCGCTGATTGAAGGTTGA
- a CDS encoding ABC transporter ATP-binding protein yields MAGKLQANGLTIGYERGRRAPVVVARDLNLSLEPGELVCLLGPNGAGKTTLMRTLAGMQPPLAGRVLLAGVDIHTLPPQALAQRLSVVLTDRVDVGHLHAYDLVALGRYPYTDWMGRLTREDHRAVQWALEAVGATALAHRPVHELSDGERQKVMIARALAQEPEVILLDEPTAFLDLPRRVEIMGVLRGLARRTNRAILLSTHDLDLALRSADRLWLLPMGGPLAVGAPEDLVLNGAFTAAFRSDGVTFDPYSGSFHISRQNAGVVSLQGEGLPALWAARALEREGFCVARNGSAQAPDTIHVAVDGDASSPRWIVTRGQGAPGHRQVCTSVMAMLRAVKGLQPEASPSGEENGR; encoded by the coding sequence ATGGCTGGAAAACTGCAGGCAAACGGATTGACCATCGGCTATGAACGGGGACGCCGCGCGCCGGTGGTGGTGGCCCGGGACCTCAACCTCTCCCTGGAGCCGGGTGAACTGGTCTGCCTGCTGGGGCCCAACGGCGCGGGCAAGACCACCCTCATGCGCACCCTGGCCGGCATGCAGCCACCCCTGGCCGGCCGGGTCCTGCTGGCGGGGGTGGACATTCACACCCTCCCACCCCAGGCCCTGGCCCAGCGCCTGAGCGTAGTCCTGACCGACCGGGTGGACGTGGGCCATCTGCACGCCTACGACCTGGTGGCCCTGGGGCGCTATCCCTACACCGACTGGATGGGCCGCCTGACCCGGGAGGATCACCGGGCGGTCCAGTGGGCGCTGGAGGCAGTAGGCGCGACGGCCCTGGCCCATCGTCCGGTCCACGAGCTCAGCGACGGCGAGCGCCAAAAGGTGATGATCGCCCGGGCCCTGGCCCAGGAGCCAGAAGTCATCCTGCTGGACGAACCCACCGCCTTCCTGGACCTGCCCCGTCGGGTGGAGATCATGGGCGTACTCCGGGGGCTGGCTCGACGCACCAACCGGGCCATCCTCCTCTCCACCCACGACCTGGACCTGGCCCTGCGCAGCGCGGATCGCCTGTGGCTCCTGCCCATGGGAGGCCCCCTGGCGGTGGGCGCCCCCGAGGATCTGGTCCTGAATGGCGCGTTTACCGCTGCCTTTCGCAGCGACGGCGTGACCTTCGACCCCTACAGCGGCTCCTTCCACATCAGCCGCCAGAACGCGGGCGTGGTCAGCCTGCAGGGCGAAGGGCTGCCCGCGCTGTGGGCTGCCCGGGCGCTAGAGCGGGAAGGCTTCTGCGTGGCGCGCAACGGGTCGGCCCAGGCGCCGGACACCATTCACGTGGCGGTGGACGGCGACGCCTCGTCCCCCCGCTGGATCGTCACCCGCGGTCAGGGGGCTCCCGGGCACAGGCAGGTGTGCACCTCGGTGATGGCCATGCTCCGGGCCGTGAAGGGCCTGCAGCCGGAGGCCTCGCCCTCCGGAGAAGAGAACGGGAGGTGA
- a CDS encoding iron ABC transporter permease: MAQTTLYQVQPTPATKVATRASRWRLGLLGLSVLLVVMFLLSIGVGSVYIPPGEVLKILLGAEPERAAWANIVLKFRLPKAITASLAGASLAIAGLQMQTLFRNPLAGPFILGISSGASLGVALVVLGAGAGGGVTLLAGLGLLGEFSLAVAASLGAALVLLLVMLVARRVNSTMTLLLLGLMFGYATSALVSVLLYFSIAERIQAYITWTFGTFGDVTWDQLRVMAPSLLLAMAVAHAGAKPLNALLLGETYARSMGLTVGRARLFIIGSASILAGVVTAFCGPITFLGVAVPHLGRSLFNTSDHRILLPATTLLGAVLALGADLIAHLPGSQISLPLNAITALIGAPVVVWVILRRGNLGKTFAA, translated from the coding sequence ATGGCACAAACAACGCTCTACCAGGTCCAGCCCACACCGGCCACAAAAGTGGCGACCCGGGCCAGCCGATGGCGCCTGGGGCTGCTGGGACTGTCAGTCCTGTTGGTCGTCATGTTTCTGCTCAGCATCGGGGTAGGCTCCGTCTACATCCCACCGGGTGAAGTGCTGAAGATCCTGCTGGGCGCGGAGCCGGAGCGGGCGGCATGGGCCAACATCGTGCTCAAATTCCGCCTGCCCAAGGCCATCACCGCCAGCCTGGCCGGCGCCAGCCTGGCCATCGCCGGCCTCCAGATGCAGACCCTCTTCCGCAACCCGCTGGCCGGCCCCTTCATCCTGGGCATCAGCTCGGGGGCCAGCCTGGGCGTGGCCCTGGTGGTGCTGGGGGCAGGCGCCGGCGGCGGCGTGACCCTCCTGGCCGGCCTGGGGCTGCTGGGCGAGTTCAGCCTGGCCGTGGCCGCCAGCCTGGGCGCTGCGCTGGTCCTGCTCCTGGTCATGCTGGTGGCCCGCCGGGTGAACAGCACCATGACCCTGCTCCTCCTGGGGCTCATGTTCGGCTACGCCACCAGCGCCCTGGTCAGCGTGCTCCTCTACTTCAGCATCGCCGAACGCATCCAGGCCTACATCACCTGGACCTTCGGCACCTTCGGCGATGTCACCTGGGATCAGCTCCGGGTGATGGCCCCGTCCCTCCTGCTGGCCATGGCCGTGGCCCACGCCGGGGCCAAACCCCTGAACGCCCTGCTCCTGGGTGAGACCTACGCCCGCAGCATGGGCCTCACCGTGGGCCGCGCCCGCCTCTTCATCATCGGCAGTGCTTCCATCCTGGCCGGCGTGGTGACCGCCTTCTGCGGCCCCATCACCTTCCTGGGTGTCGCGGTGCCCCACCTGGGCCGCAGCCTCTTCAACACCTCGGACCACCGCATCCTGCTGCCGGCCACCACGTTGCTGGGCGCGGTGCTGGCCCTGGGCGCGGACCTCATCGCCCACCTGCCGGGCAGCCAGATCTCCCTGCCCCTCAACGCCATCACCGCCCTGATCGGGGCGCCGGTGGTGGTCTGGGTTATCCTGCGCCGGGGAAACCTGGGCAAGACCTTTGCCGCCTGA